In Bos indicus x Bos taurus breed Angus x Brahman F1 hybrid chromosome 23, Bos_hybrid_MaternalHap_v2.0, whole genome shotgun sequence, a single genomic region encodes these proteins:
- the LOC113882221 gene encoding galanin receptor type 3-like — MQANATSSAGLMATAEQPLRLVFAGVCGLILLVGLLANGLMLLVVGRGPGAPCPLLSLTNSLMVNITLSDLLFLACVVPVLLLSFLRQDWWLGPTVCTTSQAANSATMFCTFYSMVATALLRHVAVARPDLALPSGPGARRLLCGAMWALGLTASLPTWLFQRAVVEEGAWACLLLLNPAQTSCYFTLLGALAFLPCVLGLGCSFGHMGWLLWTQPRGPMGESAREHRENTGLILVVLVVFMLMWGPCSVLGYVAAVGDLPATPVAYVASSLCTLLAYSNCAVSPLLCFYLSRPFRARLGDLFRRPLAARHPRAAGGAGVVMESVQPGRDGASGSPWGLVGV; from the coding sequence ATGCAGGCCAATGCTACGTCTAGCGCCGGGCTCATGGCCACAGCCGAGCAACCGCTCCGACTCGTCTTTGCGGGGGTCTGTGGCCTCATCCTGCTGGTGGGGTTGCTGGCCAATGGGCTGATGCTGCTGGTGGTGGGCCGGGGCCCGGGCGCCCCCTGCCCGCTCCTCTCCTTGACCAACAGCCTCATGGTGAACATCACGTTGTCCGACCTGCTCTTCCTGGCCTGCGTGGTGCCGGTGCTCCTGCTGAGCTTCCTGCGGCAGGACTGGTGGCTGGGCCCCACCGTCTGCACCACCAGCCAGGCCGCCAACAGCGCCACCATGTTCTGCACCTTCTACAGCATGGTGGCCACGGCGCTCCTGCGCCACGTGGCTGTGGCCCGGCCCGACCTGGCCCTCCCGTCCGGCCCGGGTGCTCGCCGGCTGCTCTGCGGGGCCATGTGGGCCCTGGGCCTCACAGCCTCGCTGCCCACATGGCTGTTCCAGCGAGCAGTCGTGGAGGAGGGGGCCTGGGCCTGCCTCTTGCTTCTGAACCCTGCTCAGACCTCCTGCTACTTCACGCTCCTGGgagccctggccttcctgccttgCGTGCTGGGGCTGGGCTGCTCTTTCGGCCACATGGGCTGGCTCCTGTGGACGCAGCCCCGGGGCCCCATGGGGGAGAGCGCCCGGGAGCATCGGGAGAACACCGGGCTCATCCTCGTAGTGCTGGTGGTCTTCATGCTGATGTGGGGGCCCTGCTCCGTGCTGGGCTACGTGGCAGCTGTGGGTGACCTGCCTGCCACGCCCGTGGCTTACGTGGCCTCCAGCCTCTGCACTCTCCTGGCCTACTCCAATTGCGCTGTCAGCCCCCTCCTCTGCTTCTACCTCTCTCGCCCCTTCCGGGCCAGGCTCGGGGACCTCTTTCGCAGGCCACTGGCAGCCAGGCATCCCAGGGCTGCGGGCGGAGCTGGTGTGGTGATGGAGAGTGTCCAGCCTGGACGTGATGGGGCCTCGGGAAGCCCCTGGGGCCTGGTGGGGGTCTGA
- the CPNE5 gene encoding copine-5 isoform X4 — protein MSPYQLNAYALALTAVGEIIQHYDSDKMFPALGFGAKLPPDGRVSHEFPLNGNQENPSCCGIDGILEAYHHSLRTVQLYGPTNFAPVVTHVARNAAAVQDGSQYSVLLIITDGVISDMAQTKEAIVNAAKLPMSIIIIGVGQAEFDAMVELDGDDVRISSRGKLAERDIVQFVPFRDYVDRTGNHVLSMARLARDVLAEIPDQLVSYMKAQGIRPRSPPMATARSPPQSPARTPPASPLHTHI, from the exons ATGAGCCCCTACCAGCTGAACGCCTACGCGCTGGCGCTGACCGCCGTCGGGGAGATCATCCAGCACTACGACAGCGACAAGATGTTCCCCGCCCTCGGCTTCGGGGCCAAGCTGCCCCCGGACGGCAGGGTGTCCCACGAGTTCCCACTG AATGGCAACCAGGAGAACCCCTCGTGCTGCGGCATCGATGGCATCCTAGAGGCCTACCACCACAGTCTGCGCACGGTGCAGCTCTACGGCCCCACCAACTTCGCCCCCGTGGTCACCCATGTGGCCAG gaACGCGGCCGCAGTGCAGGACGGCTCCCAGTACTCGGTGCTGCTCATCATCACAGATGGGGTCATCTCGGACATGGCGCAGACCAAGGAGGCGATCGTCAAC GCTGCCAAACTCCCCATGTCCATCATCATCATCGGCGTGGGCCAGGCAGAGTTCGACG cCATGGTGGAACTAGATGGCGATGACGTGCGGATCTCCTCCCGGGGAAAGCTGGCCGAGCGGGACATTGTCCAG TTCGTGCCCTTCAGGGACTACGTGGACCGCACGGGCAACCACGTGCTGAGCATGGCGCGCCTGGCCCGTGACGTGCTGGCCGAGATCCCCGACCAGCTGGTGTCCTACATGAAGGCACAGGGCATCCGCCCACGCTCCCCGCCCATGGCCACTGCTCGCTCTCCCCCACAGTCTCCGGCCCGCACACCCCCAGCTTCCCCGCTGCACACGCACATCTGA